Proteins from a single region of Takifugu rubripes chromosome 4, fTakRub1.2, whole genome shotgun sequence:
- the LOC105416353 gene encoding uncharacterized protein isoform X3, with amino-acid sequence MMGPKRSRPTTGPPGEDGPPFDIGPPGWGPPRPGGWGPRPPGGPLAPDGWGPLPPERWPPIPPEGWDPRGPPLPDGWGPPPPGGWGHLPPRGWGSRGSEPPDWVPRGPPPLGWGGHPEDWLRPPEDWRPRHPDDWRPANPDDWGLRHPEGWRMHPRDWSPPSDWRPEGPPELWGSETLPPGSLPPDAAAYVAPVPPPCIPPPGIPPTGILTPGIPPPVGFGGYPTGWTGEPVVEEVLPNPPPDQPEWIKALISAPPTESAPSDAKKTEEPVPTPATEPPTVAPRPKPTNKPNTSKALGLLGKRTFEKPPPGRSTGIISFIGPSFGYIEREDLQKYTFSFDVFFGNPKAMTPGVRVHFTACKEKGSLIATDVKVAPGGTENVEPEIYEAVVTQPIVEPQPGERQYPGQVHVSIGPLRTNLTFDAKDSTVTLLKNDQVLINLLTDIVTEKRRATNIKPKIPSTFSETQEIREQGVIICLKDGEGVVKSEKHGELPFDVKENLSDVEFTVEDVNEEVEFTVITLRSGNRAIRIKRVKEPLLLTICSASASSASKGDNSQNDNDSVQQLQNSMTPEVEPNMKLDPELYEGVVTQTITEPSPQTPGYPGQIHANIGPIKTNVTFDHRDCGITLLKNDHVLINLLYNVATGRKMATNIKPKVPFTFSYTKEIRELGVITWLSGDEGIVNSADHGELSFDTCENFSDSEFSSEDVHKEVEFTLALEKGKKRAIRLMRTKRDKDPILEEQKKREEAEKRKKKEVEEVKRKEEEQLREAERKRKENAVAALEAAKCKWTPLGFKVRDPDTLDEISKERFEGTVLKAISRNMKIKQEPTEEQGATKNGQMPVTQVKIKVEKTTEDEKEEGAEEEERMEIKVEKEEDVKLLPDANAGGEAKPEPSMGRLVMTVDGQQKQLSFCPNDLLSTATMFDGDRVRFHIATHLETKAERATYVEILPESFEESNEQRQHGIVIEFSDNSGLIKCSQNPQLYFHMFEVVEKKKLELNEKVDFSLAAHETAEGGIQAIRIKRYTESVFLPVRKLGGVGASKGKMTIKLAKALEDTEKVKQNTEKLKAVVKSLRTRDSKTSVHKRNCSLNRYRHSRSRSRSRSRSRSRSRSKSRSRSRSRSRGGTRSRSRSPKRDEFGRTLKKRPSSSSTDRDRKGSRIVRSRERSYRRSKSRSRSRERSRDRANKKRSKVSREREESHRRRKEASPPPRRAGIVEDELAQKKRELEELNEMIAYKKSLVERDPGHRTCIDYDHGRIAVPLAEYRPVRSILKKRPEGPEYLQHPSRLYEDPYYDRPYSPYQERLYGDRYGDPYSGHPYSDRHPYSDRLYEARPYGEGVYSDPLPTSTRYTDRYDVYDEPYEDRYCDPPYDPYRSSQSSQSSVPSTQSGDVLSGSTKTQGPHSAAESSSHHPYRPPSPTEPPPRSPSPQLSHTKPRQSPPVEKPAAQKPLDRFLDMLNKKVDAEKKSEPVYGSDDLLPHERALHDGKGFSRIVGMAQELTKSRLKVDAEEHSSPEWLPTSQDSKSQAEPYEKIQSLLRTIGLKLSTGDVSKLASRAQEKIYSPKSSSAERETLSSSRAERYTGRTGSSESEALHSLSPARASSLEPHSRHEAVSEYEDFLDQKELESLKKAQMLQSLTKTMGTKSPTPSSLRPPAPPPSHYQHPTPSSNFPLGTITQSSLGMSSATFSGGFAQTPGAGHSAQQFGPVAGLSTEVPLHLPGQHPPGTPPQRPHGPTPPGPPPGPPPRRPAGQPPYSPPSAQAVLPFIDQPRAAPHLKSDGPSACVSTATVTPSEAAKLSPPDDEKSAISTTVARCLKVIETVKSLSAQSSPKIAKSVQFSLPTEPSTYGLQSLAETEEDIKIKQKEKLDVYNQRILEKREQQYQDLLARKKAEKSRDCTLIPPGPSEGEGQTGDLFNLLNPPDCITELEPDQDSPIEMLFRTALQNHQAADSQAHFVRPDGKLLSLQV; translated from the exons ATGATGGGACCAAAACGGAGTCGACCCACAACGGGACCGCCAGGCGAAGACGGTCCGCCTTTCGACATAGGCCCGCCAGGCTGGGGCCCTCCACGACCAGGTGGATGGGGTCCTCGGCCACCAGGAGGCCCACTGGCACCCGACGGCTGGGGTCCTCTACCTCCAGAGAGATGGCCACCAATACCGCCAGAAGGATGGGACCCAAGAGGCCCCCCTCTGCCAGATGGATGGGGTCCACCTCCACCAGGTGGATGGGGCCACCTGCCTCCACGTGGATGGGGTTCAAGAGGATCTGAGCCACCTGACTGGGTACCAAGAGGACCCCCACCACTAGGCTGGGGTGGTCATCCTGAAGATTGGTTGCGTCCACCAGAGGACTGGAGACCACGTCACCCTGATGACTGGAGACCAGCTAATCCTGACGACTGGGGGCTACGTCACCCTGAAGGCTGGAGAATGCACCCTAGAGACTGGAGCCCCCCATCTGATTGGCGTCCTGAAGGTCCCCCTGAACTATGGGGAAGTGAGACACTGCCACCAGGATCACTTcctccagatgctgcagcatATGTGGCCCCGGTTCCTCCTCCATGCATCCCACCACCCGGGATTCCTCCCACAGGGATTCTTACCCCAGGAATCCCACCCCCTGTGGGTTTTGGAGGGTACCCCACTGGGTGGACAGGGGAG CCAGTTGTAGAGGAAGTGCTGCCCAACCCTCCGCCAGACCAGCCTGAGTGG ATCAAAGCCTTGATTTCGGCACCACCCACAGAATCGGCACCATCAGATGCCAAAAAGACTGAGGAGCCTGTCCCGACGCCGGCGACTGAGCCACCCACTGTTGCCCCACGACCTAAACCTACAAATAAACCTAACACCAGCAAGGCTCTTGGCCTCCTGGGGAAGCGCACGTTTGAGAA GCCTCCCCCAGGAAGGTCGACAGGCATCATTTCGTTTATTGGG CCGAGCTTTGGCTACATTGAGAGAGAAGACCTGCAGAAGTACACCTTCAGCTTTGACGTCTTTTTTGGAAATCCAAAAGCAATGACGCCTGGTGTTCGAGTCCACTTCACTGCCTGCAAGGAGAAG GGGAGTCTAATAGCGACGGATGTGAAGGTGGCACCTGGTGGAACGGAGAATGTGGAACCAGAAATCTACGAGGCTGTGGTGACTCAGCCGATTGTGGAGCCTCAG cCTGGCGAGCGTCAGTACCCAGGTCAGGTCCACGTGAGCATCGGGCCGCTCAGGACAAATCTGACATTTGACGCAAAGGACAGCACGGTTACACTGCTGAAGAACGACCAGGTGCTCATCAATCTGCTGACCGATATTGTCACCGAGAAGAGGCGCGCCACTAACATCAAGCCCAAGATCCCATCGACTTTCAGTGAAACTCAGGAGATCCGAGAGCAG GGCGTCATCATCTGCCTGAAGGATGGCGAAGGTGTCGTTAAGTCCGAGAAGCACGGCGAGCTTCCCTTTGACGTCAAAGAAAATTTAAGCGATGTGGAGTTTACTGTAGAGGACGTCAACGAGGAAGTGGAGTTCACTGTGATCACG CTGAGATCAGGCAACCGTGCCATCCGGATCAAACGGGTGAAGGAGCCCCTCCTCCTGACCATCTGCTCCGCCTCTGCATCCTCTGCCAGCAAGGGGGACAACAGTCAAAACGACAACGACAGCGTTCAGCAATTACAGAACAGCATGACGCCGGAAGTGGAACCCAACATGAAGTTAGACCCAGAGCTGTATGAAGGTGTCGTTACACAGACCATCACGGAGCCCTCg CCTCAGACGCCAGGTTACCCAGGCCAGATTCATGCAAATATCGGCCCCATCAAGACcaacgtgacctttgaccaccGCGACTGTGGCATCACACTGCTGAAGAACGACCACGTGCTGATCAACCTGCTCTATAATGTAGCAACCGGGAGGAAAATGGCAACCAACATCAAGCCTAAAGTCCCCTTCACCTTCAGCTACACCAAGGAGATCAGAGAGCTG GGTGTGATCACCTGGCTGTCGGGCGATGAAGGCATTGTCAACTCGGCCGATCACGGAGAGCTTTCCTTCGACACCTGTGAGAACTTCAGTGACTCAGAGTTCAGTTCTGAAGACGTGCACAAGGAGGTGGAGTTCACGCTGGCGTTG GAAAAAGGCAAGAAGAGAGCCATCCGGCTGATGAGAACCAAGAGGGACAAAGACCCGATCctggaagagcagaagaaacgagaggaggcagagaagaggaagaaaaaggaggtggaggaggtgaagaggaaggaggaggagcaactcagagaggcagagaggaagaggaaggaaaacgCAGTGGCAGCTCTGGAGGCAGCCAAATGCAAa TGGACCCCCCTTGGCTTTAAAGTGAGAGACCCCGACACCCTGGACGAGATCAGCAAGGAACGCTTTGAAGGAACTGTTCTGAAGGCCATCTCCAGGAACATGAAAATCAAGCAGGAGCCGACTGAAGAACAAGGAGCTACAAAAAATGGACAAATGCCTGTCACACAG GTCAAAattaaagtggagaaaaccacagaagatgagaaggaagaaggcgctgaggaggaggaacggaTGGAGATTAAAGtagagaaggaagaggatgTTAAACTGTTGCCTGATGCTAACGCTGGCGGGGAAGCTAAACCAGAGCCTAGCATGGGTCGCCTGGTGATGACCGTTGAtgggcagcagaagcagctttcCTTCTGTCCCAACGACCTGCTGAGCACCGCCACCATGTTTGACGGAGACAGG GTCCGTTTCCACATCGCTACACACCTAGAGACCAAAGCCGAACGGGCCACCTATGTAGAGATCCTCCCCGAGTCCTTTGAGGAGTCCAACGAGCAGCGGCAACAT GGCATCGTCATCGAGTTCTCCGACAACTCAGGCCTCATCAAGTGCTCCCAGAATCCTCAGCTGTACTTCCACATGTTTGAGGttgtggagaagaagaagctggagctgAACGAGAAGGTGGACTTCAGCTTGGCAGCG catGAAACGGCAGAGGGTGGAATACAGGCCATCAGGATCAAACGCTACACCGAGAGCGTCTTCTTACCTGTCCGTAAACTCGGGGGTGTGGGAGCCAGCAAAGGAAAg ATGACCATCAAGCTGGCCAAAGCTTTAGAGGACACTGA GAAAGTGAAGCAAAACACAGAGAAGCTCAAGGCAGTGGTCAAAAGCCTAAGAACCCGAGACAGCAAGACCAGCGTCCACAAGAGGAACTGCAGTTTAAACAGATATAGACATAGTAGAAGCAGGAGTAGAAGCAGGAgtaggagcaggagcaggagtaGGAGCAAGAGTAGAAGCAGGAgtaggagcaggagcagaggcgGGACTCGGAGTAGAAGCAGGAGCCCCAAAAGAGATGAGTTTGGACGTACCCTGAAAAAgagacccagcagcagcagcactgaccgCGACCGCAAAGGCAGTCGGATCGTGCGAAGTAGAGAGAGGTCGTACAGGCGCTCAAAGAGTcgcagcaggagcagggagaggagcagggacAGGGCCAACAAGAAGAGGAGCAAAGTCAGCAGGGAGCGAGAAGAAAGtcacaggaggagaaaagaagcaaGTCCTCCTCCCAGACGAGCTGGAATCGTGGAAGATGAGCTGGCACAGAAAAAACgagaactggaggagctgaatgAGATGATCGCTTACAAGAAGTCCCTAGTGGAACGCGACCCTGGACACAGGACCTGTATAGACTACGACCATGGAAGGATTGCTGTTCCGTTGGCTGAGTACAGACCTGTACGCTCAATCCTGAAGAAACGTCCGGAAGGACCCGAGTACCTCCAACACCCTTCTCGACTCTACGAGGATCCTTATTACGACCGACCGTACAGCCCTTATCAGGAACGTCTTTATGGTGACCGCTATGGTGATCCTTACAGTGGTCATCCTTACTCTGACCGACACCCTTATAGTGACCGTTTATATGAAGCTCGTCCGTATGGGGAAGGGGTCTATAGTGACCCTCTGCCCACCAGCACGCGCTACACTGATCGCTATGACGTTTACGACGAACCCTATGAAGACCGTTACTGCGACCCGCCCTACGACCCATATCGCTCCAGCCAGTCTTCCCAGAGTTCCGTGCCATCTACCCAGTCTGGTGATGTTCTTTCTGGCTCCACTAAAACTCAAGGACCCCATAGTGCTGCAGAGTCATCCTCCCACCATCCTTACAGACCACCATCTCCCACAGAACCACCTCCCAGAAGCCCATCCCCTCAACTCTCGCATACAAAACCACGTCAGTCGCCTCCCGTGGagaaacctgcagctcagaAACCCCTCGACCGCTTTCTTGACATGCTAAACAAAAAAGTGGATGCCGAGAAGAAATCCGAACCAGTTTATGGGAGCGATGATCTCCTGCCTCACGAACGGGCTCTTCATGATGGAAAAGGCTTTTCCCGAATTGTCGGAATGGCTCAGGAGCTCACCAAGAGCAGGCTGAAGGTAGATGCTGAAGAACACTCGAGTCCTGAATGGCTGCCAACAAGCCAGGACTCAAAGAGCCAAGCAGAACCTTATGAGAAGATCCAGAGTCTTCTCCGTACAATTGGCCTAAAGTTAAGCACAGGTGATGTTTCCAAATTGGCAAGCAGAGCGCAAGAAAAAATCTACAGTCCAAAGTCCTCttcagcagaaagagagacaTTGTCATCCTCTAGGGCCGAACGCTATACTGGCAGAACTGGTTCTTCCGAATCAGAAGCcctccattctctctcccctgcTAGGGCTTCTAGTTTGGAGCCACACAGCAGACATGAAGCTGTCTCAGAATATGAAGATTTCCTGGACCAAAAAGAGCTGGAGTCTCTAAAGAAAGCCCAAATGTTACAGAGTCTCACCAAGACGATGGGAACCAAATCCCCCACCCCTTCTTCTCTCAgaccacctgcacctccaccttctCACTACCAACATCCAACTCCCTCTTCCAACTTTCCCCTCGGAACCATTACCCAATCCTCTCTGGGGATGAGCTCCGCTACCTTCAGTGGGGGTTTCGCCCAGACCCCTGGAGCCGGCCACTCAGCCCAGCAGTTTGGACCAGTTGCAGGACTATCCACAGAAGTCCCTCTACATCTCCCTGGACAGCATCCTCCTGGGACTCCACCCCAACGTCCGCATGGgccaactcctccaggaccaCCGCCTGGACCTCCACCACGGCGCCCTGCGGGACAACCTCCTTactctcccccctctgctcaGGCGGTCTTACCCTTCATCGATCAGCCTCGTGCAGCTCCGCACCTCAAATCCGACGGTCCGTCGGCGTGCGTGAGCACAGCCACAGTGACGCCATCGGAAGCAGCAAAACTCAGCCCTCCAGACGATGAGAAATCTGCCATTTCTACAACTGTGGCCAGATGTCTGAAGGTCATCGAGACGGTCAAGAGCCTTTCCGCCCAGTCGTCACCCAAAATTGCTAAATCAGTCCAGTTTAGTTTACCCACAGAACCGTCGACCTACGGTCTTCAGAGCTTAGCCGAGACGGAGGAGGACATCAAGATCAAGCAAAAGGAGAAG CTGGATGTGTATAACCAGAGGATCCTAGAGAAGCGAGAGCAGCAGTACCAGGATCTGCTGGCGCGCAAGAAGGCTGAGAAGAGCAGAGACTGCACCTTGATCCCTCCAG